A region from the Pontixanthobacter aestiaquae genome encodes:
- a CDS encoding alpha/beta fold hydrolase: MAISIDDWRARAEYFMYDGVRIAYWTQGMGKPLLLVHGFPTASWDWAPIWDTLSRTHRLIAADLIGFGLSDKPKSGYSIQRQTDMLSALLDHLGVYDFDAMVHDYGASVGQELLARQKEGSGAAGLRKMIFLNGGMFPDHQRARLIMRLASSPVGFVLGRTLNRKTFGKSFSRIFGPKTKPSQEELDILWSLFTEQRGNRIVHKLAHFMNERFFYEDRWVNALEDAQERVGLINGAHDPVSGEHCYRRWVDTMPESNEYLLSGIGHYPHVEAPAEVASTALSWLN; this comes from the coding sequence TTGGCAATTTCTATCGATGATTGGCGCGCGCGTGCCGAATATTTCATGTATGATGGCGTGAGGATCGCCTATTGGACACAAGGTATGGGCAAGCCCTTGCTTCTGGTCCATGGCTTTCCAACAGCGTCGTGGGATTGGGCGCCGATCTGGGACACACTCAGCCGCACCCACCGATTAATTGCCGCAGACCTGATTGGCTTTGGCCTGTCTGATAAACCAAAATCCGGATATTCGATCCAGCGTCAAACCGACATGCTCTCGGCATTGCTTGACCATCTGGGTGTGTATGATTTCGATGCCATGGTCCATGACTACGGCGCATCGGTTGGCCAGGAACTGCTCGCACGCCAAAAAGAGGGTAGCGGTGCAGCGGGCCTCCGGAAGATGATATTCCTCAATGGCGGTATGTTCCCCGATCATCAGCGGGCACGTCTGATCATGCGGCTGGCATCATCGCCCGTCGGCTTTGTGCTGGGCCGCACTCTCAACCGCAAAACATTCGGGAAGAGCTTTTCGCGAATATTTGGTCCCAAGACCAAACCCAGCCAAGAAGAACTCGATATCTTGTGGTCATTGTTCACCGAGCAGCGCGGTAACCGGATCGTCCACAAGCTGGCCCATTTCATGAATGAGCGCTTCTTCTATGAAGATCGCTGGGTAAACGCTTTGGAAGATGCGCAAGAACGCGTCGGGCTGATCAACGGCGCGCATGACCCGGTATCGGGCGAGCATTGTTATCGCCGCTGGGTCGACACTATGCCCGAATCCAATGAGTACCTTCTCAGCGGGATCGGCCATTATCCGCATGTTGAGGCACCCGCTGAAGTCGCCTCGACCGCGCTGAGCTGGTTGAACTAG